TCAAAGTGTTATGttttcaccccctccctcagagATCGGAAGAGTGCGCAAGGACATGTACAATGACACCATGAATGGGGGTGTCAGTGAGGGGCGGGACTCTGAAGAGCTGCCTGATGCTATTGGTCCAGTTGCTCAGCTGCAAGAGAAACTCTACGTGCCTGTCAAGGAGTACCCTGATGTGAGTGGATAAACCTATCCCCCACAAACGCTGGTCAGGATGCTCTGGGTTACCCATGTTTCCCTGTGCTGGTAACAGGGTCACACAAAATACGTAGGTACTAGTAAGACCTCAAAAGACAGACCGTTgataacaacaaatgttgtttttgaaaagaaggccCAAGTTAGACTGTTCAGGTGGTTGAGTAAGTCTTTTCATTAACATATATTAGCTATGTTTccacatgtgatacacacacacacacagtgaaacagATTAGGTCAGGGTATTATATATAGTATCTAGTCATGGTAGCTGTATGTTAAGGGTTGCCTTCGGGAATGTAAAGAATGTGTTGCAACCTTCACAGATAGAAGAGGTTAAGAAAACAGCAACAGTTTGTCTGAAGTGACAAGTTGGGGGGTACTGGGTAGACAAACGTTGAAAAAGATTGAAAGAAAGACTAAAATAGATAGAAGTATGCAGTGATATGAAAGAGAatgaaaaggaaagaaagacacaagaaagatagagagacagatcaATAAAGAAAAACTGAGAAACAGCAAGGTAGGCAcaggcagtaggacagaggaaaaGACAGAGGCAGCTGTCTAGTTAATCACTCAGCTTCAGTGACAGATAAGGTTAAGAGAGTGTAGCTGTCCTGCCATACCACCAGCCAACACATAATGAGCTAttcctgtccccctgcccctcccctgtacccaaatacaaacacacgcacacacaaaaatatgtgcacacacactcaattttACAGAATGTTCTTTTCCACAATGACTGTTTCATTTTGTACTGTTGTCTAGTTTAACTTTGTGGGGAGAATCCTGGGTCCAAGGGGACTGACAGCCAAACAGCTGGAGGCAGAGACAGGCTGCAAGATTATGGTGCGAGGAAAAGGCTCCATGAGGGACAAGAAGaaggtgcgcacacacacacacgcaccacacagaaagagaatgtTCTGGTCCTGGATCTGTATTCAATCCTCTGTGGAGGTAACCAGACAAACGCCAGGTGGAGCAAGTCCAGcattccttccccctctctccggaACATTCCCAACCCACACTTTAAGCCCTGAGGGGAAAtagaggatgggaggaagagggccagggaaagagagggggacagtggaacaaatattaaaatgttctcacacaaatgcacacttaccctaactgtgtgtgtgtgctgcaggagGAATTGAACAGAGGGAAGCCCAACTGGGAGCATCTAAGTGAAGACCttcatgtgttaattactgTTGAGGACACCCACAACCGAGCCCAGATCAAACTGCAGCGAGCCACAGCGGAGGTCAACAAACTGCTCATCCCTGCTGTGAGTCACAAACTATTGGATGtgtgagagaaatagaggagagaaagagacatgtgtgtgtatatgtgtgtgtctgtggggggctgtgtgtgtgtgtgtgtgtggggggggggctgtgtgtgtgtgtggtagggggTAATCAGTAGTGACACGTATAAAAGAGTCACCATGGTAACCTATGGTTGTGTGAAAGACTATGGGGATGAATTGAGAGTCTGTTCACACATTTTCCTCATTCAAGATTTCACTCTTGTACATTTACATCTATACTACACAGGCTACAGTATTTCAGtcttgtacatttacatatttactACATAGGCTACAGTATTTCACTCTTGTACACTTACATCTATACTACACAAGCTACAGTATTTCACATGATCTTTTCCTCCTACTTGAACACACTTGGaaaaacacgcgcacacacagtttTTGTTTGTGCACTCTTAACTCTTAACCTAACAAATTGTACCAAAAACTGTTGAATACGTTTTCACTGGTTCTGTTTACTCCTTTTTTATTCACTAGTTGCCATTTTTCATTTATATTTAAATGTACTTGCATCTGTTTCTAAAGCCTGTGTGTAAGTTAATGATAGCTATTGGGTTAACTTAGATGAACCAACATGTTTTACAAACCCACATTTGTgttatatataaatctttatttcagacgccaagttccatataaaataacagacagagagctataaaaaagagaaacaCTAAAAGATACAACATACATAATACAGTGcattaaaaagtatgaagacttttgtgccaatgtcgtCTTAAGTTCGAAgtaaatcgatagcagctctttaaaGGGTTGACCTCTACTATACaattctcagacttgtccagtcgacacatgaaaccatacatcaatTGTCTCAAGAGTGCCTCACAGGTTGGCGTGTGCTtcgacacaaacaactgactagcactatgccacctaggcacattaagcagcaatctaaaagcatcattgtaagCTACTTTCAgtctctgtatactcctttttcTGTAAATAGACCAGgcatgagcagtgtacaatggtgttatgtaggttctaaacagggaacatttaactgagtctgagcacatagaaaacgtccttaacatattggcctgagaatatattttgcAGCGCTGTCAAtatatatcgttgtcatctgtccaatcatcagaaatgacatggcccagatattttatttcctcacaaacaccacggggactgccagataaataaaaagtagggaaggttaatttcctgtcctgattacttctgactatcattatgtggcttttctttgcattttattttatttcatgatctatgccatactgagagcacaccctcaGTATGTGTTGCAACCCAGCACTATATGGGCTGAGTAAGACTaaatcatctgcgtacatcaggtgattgacaatagattcacctacaagcctgtatttgtcttattcagctggcttgataaatcTTCCATATacacattaaacaaaaagggagataaaattcctccttgtcgaactccgttactaacatggaaaggagctgatacaacattgtcccatttaacatgaaaagtttgattggcataccagaacaccaaaatcctcacaagaggtttagggacacctctcgctagcaGCTTCATGAACAGTTTTTCATGgaaaattcgatcgaaagctttggaagcatcaataaagcataaaaatacagattaattaagacttgtgtacctagagacaatctccttcagagcatagatacagagatcagtaccatgtttttttttataacctGTTATGTACTGTAACCCAAGCTTAAAGAAACGGCAACTTGATTGatactgttttgtgtgtgtttttgagtgcGTGTACGGTACACTGGCTTAAATTACATTATataggatttgtgtgtgtgtaggctgagggagaggacagtctgaaaaaaatgcagttGATGGAGCTGGCCATTCTCAATGGAACCTACAGAGATGCTAACATCAAAACTGGTAAGTATGACATCATCACCAAACTGCCATTGTGTTTGTGCTGGAGGTTCACTTTAGAGATTAGGGTTAGGGGATGTATGGAGGGGGCAGCTGAGGTTAGGTGATGTGTGAAGGGAGCAACTGGGGTTAgggggatgtgtggaggggggcagctgaggttagggttaggggatgTGTGGAGTAGGGCAGCTGAGGTTAGGggatgtgtggaggagggcagctgaggttaggggatgtgtggaggggggcagctgaggttaggggatgtgtggaggagggcagctgaggttaggggatgtgtggaggggggcagcTGAGGTTAGGGAATGTGTGGAGGAGGTCAGCTGAGGTTAagggatgtgtggaggggggaagctgaggttagggttaggggatgTGTGGAGGAGGTCAGCTGAGGTTAGGGggatgtgtggaggagggcagctgaggttaggggatgtgtggagggggcagCTGAGGTTAGGGGATGTGTGGAGTAGGACAGCTGAGGTTGGGGGAGGTGTGGAGTAGGGTAGCTGAGGTTAagggatgtgtggaggggggcagctgaggttaggggatgtgtggaggagggcagctgAGGTTAGGGGATGTGTGGAGTAGGGCAGCTGAGGTCAGGGGATGTGTGGAGTAGGGCAACTGAGGTTaggggatgtgtggaggggggcagctgaggttaggggatgtgtggaggagggcagctgAGTTTCAGGTTAGGAGAAGTGTGGAGGTCAGCTGAGGTTAGGGGATGTGTGGGTAGGGAGTCGGCAGCTGAGGTTAGGTTCAAAGTGAGTCTACTGTATTTCAGAATACTTTCCTTCATGTAAtggatgtttgtgtgctttctttttctgtccTGTGTTTTCCCAGCTACTATGGGCTTCTCTCTAGCCTCCCATCAGGCCCCTCGCATCATTACTGGCCCATCCCCCATGCTGCCTTCCACTCTGAgaaaccccacccccctcagcaCGCCCACCATCATGCCACATCTGATTCGACAGATCCAGAGCTCAGCTTTAATGCAGGGAGCCAATCCCCACGCAGCACTGATGCAGCAAGCTCAAGAATCAGGAATTATATATGCACCCTATGAGTACCCCTACACACTCACCCCGTCAATACTGGAATACCCCATTGACTCTACTGGAGTACTAGGTAAacacacgtgcaaacacacactctcaaaataacaaaaacatggAACATCTTGAAAGGCACTACATATATGATATGAATGAGGAGGAACTCATTATTAACAGACTGTACAATTGTGAAGGTCTTGGTCTCAGCCCTGTTTCTCCCCCACTGCAGGTATGGTTTACCCAACCAAGGGCTAAGCTGCTACACACCTCCTGCACAAGATGGCTCTCAGATACACCCCCTTAAATAAACCATCACAAAGTCATTTTAGGgttcacatttcaaatgatctCATTCTGGAAACAATAAGTTGGAATATAAAATGCATGTGCATTATTCCGTCTCATAAATGTGCATCTACTTTGAAGGTTACTGTATATTTTCTTAGAAAGGTAGCTTAGAAAATA
This DNA window, taken from Hypomesus transpacificus isolate Combined female chromosome 13, fHypTra1, whole genome shotgun sequence, encodes the following:
- the qki2 gene encoding protein quaking-B, giving the protein MVGEMELRDRPKASPDYLMQLMNDRKVMSSLPNFTGIFTHLERLLDEEIGRVRKDMYNDTMNGGVSEGRDSEELPDAIGPVAQLQEKLYVPVKEYPDFNFVGRILGPRGLTAKQLEAETGCKIMVRGKGSMRDKKKEELNRGKPNWEHLSEDLHVLITVEDTHNRAQIKLQRATAEVNKLLIPAAEGEDSLKKMQLMELAILNGTYRDANIKTATMGFSLASHQAPRIITGPSPMLPSTLRNPTPLSTPTIMPHLIRQIQSSALMQGANPHAALMQQAQESGIIYAPYEYPYTLTPSILEYPIDSTGVLGAMTAKVRRHDMRLHPYQRVVTPDRAATATNP